In the genome of Methanococcoides burtonii DSM 6242, the window ATCAGGTAAGCTCTGGTTCAGGGTACCTGAGACCATCAGGTTCGAAGCCAATGGAAAGCTTCCAAAACACGTCTATTCAAAGGACCTTATACTGCACATGATAGGTGACGTCGGTGCAGAAGGTGCAAGATATATGGCTGCTGAGTATGCGGGTTCTGCCATTGAGGGCCTTACGATATCCGAGCGTATGACCATTTCCAATATGGCAATTGAAATGGGCGGTAAGGCAGGTATCATTGAAGCTGACAAGACCACAGAGGCATATCTTAAGGAGCGTATTCCTGACTATGAGTTCGATCCATACTGGAAGTCCGATGAGGATGCCGAATATGCTGAGTTCCATGATTATAATGTTTCTGACCTTGAGCCACAGGTGGCATGTCCTCACAACGTTGACAATGTAAAACCGGTCTCTGAAGTGGAAGGTACTAAGGTCGACCAGGTATTCGTGGGTTCATGCACCAACGGTCGCTTTGAGGACATCAAGATCGTGGCTGAGATGATGGGTGACGAGCCTGTTGCAAAGGATGTACGTCTTTTGATCATCCCTGCATCAAGGACCGAGTACATGAAAGTGCTTCGTGCAGGATATGTGGAGCAGTTCATGGAAGCCGGTGCAATTGTGGAAGCACCATGCTGTGGCCCATGTATGGGTGGTTCTTTTGGTCTGCTTGGTGACGGTGAAGTGGGACTTGCAACCTCCAACCGTAACTTCAAAGGAAGGGAAGGCAGCCCTGATTCATTCGTATATCTTAGTTCACCTGCAACAGCTGCAGCATCTGCACTGACCGGTGTGATAACTGACCCCAGAAAGATCTGAGATATCTCTCAGTTCTTTTTTAGAAGTTGACCAAAAAAGATATATTAGAATATTGATTATTGGAGGTCGACGTTGGTATAAACCAACAACAATTCCGTCATATTGTGTTCGGATTACACACCAACGTCAATACACCTTATTTTATTTCTTCATTATTTTAGTGAGCTGTTCCTTTTATTTCCGGAACAGTTCTTTTATAATGTCACTGGAGCTGATGATGCCTATTGGTCTGTAGGAGGCTCCAACAGACTCTTCTGACATGACTATCAGGCGGTGTACTCTTTTATCGGCCATCATGTCAGCAACATCGTGAACAGTTGCATTTGGACTGACGGTTTCAACCGAATCTGACATCAGGTCTTCCACAGATGATAGTTCCCAGTTCTTATCCTTCATCCGGCCTAAGATATCAATATCAGATATGACCCCAAAGATCTCACCGCCGTCCTCTATGGCCACAACTGTGGATACGTTCTGGTCAGCCATCACTTTTGCTATCTCCACCGCATTCGACTCAAAAGGTACCGTCACTACTCCCCTTGTCATTACGTCCTTAACCTGCATACTTTCTGCTATCAAGATATCTTCCTCCCTTATCTCTAAAAATGATCTGTCTGCCAAACGGATAGCCTCAAAAACGCTACATCATTTATTTAGAGAGTTTAGCTATAAATAAACATCGGGTAGTTGTGCGATGTATGCAATGGTCGATTTGTTTAATTTTTTTATGGGGGTAGATGATGTATAAAAATGCCATTGAAATCCTTTTTAAAGATGTAATCCTATTTACTAAATAGACTGGATCCTATGATCCTTAATATTATGTTCAATATAGGAGTTTTCCAATGACTGATGCAGATATGTCTGTTCTGAACGAAGTATTCGATGTGATAATGGACCGCAAGAACAATCCTGTGGAGGGTTCTTATGTTTGTTCTCTCCTTGATCACCGGAAAGGTATAAACAAAATACTCGAAAAAGTGGGCGAAGAGACTGCTGAAACGATCCTTGCGGTAAAAGATAATGACCGGGCTGAGATTATCTATGAGACCTCTGATCTGTTATTCCATCTGCTGGTAATGCTTGCAGCTACTGACATAACTCTGGATGACATTGCTGAAGAAATGAAAAAAAGAAGGCATTAAGGTCATATCAGCATATGACCAGTTCATGCAATACATCTGTTTTTGATATCATTCCTCTTGGAATTCCATCAATGGTGACGATTAATCTTCCGATATTGTGTTCATTGAACAAGTGAACTGCATCACTAAGGGATGAATCGCCATCAATAGTAATGACATTCTTTGTCATTATGTCTTTTATTTTCAGGGTCATCTTCCCGCTTGCAAGGGTTTCTCCGATATCCATGAAAGTTACCATTCCTACTATCTTTCCATTATCTTCCACTGGAGCGCCATGTATCTTGTTCGTGATAAAAATGCGAGCTGCTTCCTGAATGGTATAATTTGGTTCTACGGAAATAGTGTCCTTTTTGATGTAATGTTTGACTGATTTTTTTGGTAGTGATACCATTTCTGTTATTGTGAAAAGAAGCGAGTTCTCAGTATCGTCCCTGCCAACTACTTCTCCTCGCACTATCAGTCGATTCACCGGAGTTGGTCCCACTTGCACCCGATCCCCACTATTAAATGCCTTGATGTTCCCAAGTACTTTTATCCTGCCATTGCACAGATCCGGATGTCTCACTGTTGTAAAACTGATCTCTGCAACCGTGGCACCGTTAACGATCGTTTCATTTTTATAGATCGGGACTTCTGCTTCCTTGTCCATTGCAGTTACGTTCAGGGCTTCATATGCATCACCGGTCGCTCTGTATCCGCCTTTTGGACCTGGTACTCCCTCTACAAGTCCCAACATTTTAAGCGATTGCATCTGGTTCCTGACAGTCCCTGGATTCCTATCTATTAGCTCGGCAATTTCTTCGCCTTTAACTGCTGATGCCTTCTGGCGCTGAAGGTTGATCAATTCAATGATTATCTCTTTTTGAATAGGGGTTAATTCCATAAGCTCACCGTTATCTCCTAGTGGATTTATCTGAATAGGGCTATATATACATGTTGTAAGAATTGCAATGAATGATAATTAATAATTTTTTGTTTAAGGGTTATACTTCGAGGAACACTAATATATAGCTTATGCGAGTTTGAAGCTGATTATAGTTAATTATAGGTAAATGATCATGATATTTGAGAAGATTCACACGGTTCCTACTTCGGACGAACTTATCGATAAAGCGTTTCGGAGGGCAGCACGTGCAAAGGCAGGAAAGACTGTAAGGGATAAAGATGGTGCAATGAAAGCACATGAGTCAATGATAATGACCTCAGGAAATATCCTCTCTGATAATCTTGCAAATATTGTCAGGCGTTTTCCAAACTTTGATGATCTTTCAAATTTCTATTTTGAACTTACTGATATTGTAGTAGGCATTGATGACCTTCGTTTAGCTCTCGGGTCTGCTGATTGGGCAAGTAACAAGATCCATGAGATATCAAGGGAATATGTGGGTAAGATAAGAAAAAGCAAGGACCCGGTAAAGACCCGTAAAGAGGCATTTGGACGTATGGCTTCTGTAATAGGTACTATTAATAAACACCTTCTTTTTCTGAACGATGCCCGCAATATAATGAGGAAGTTCCCGGATGTACGCGAGGAACCTACTATTGTAGTCGCAGGTTATCCTAATGTTGGTAAGTCCAGCTTTGTTTCAATGGCTACCGGTGCAAGACCTGAAGTGGCTTCTTATCCGTTTACAACAAAAGGTGTTCTCATCGGTCATTTTGAAAGAGGATATGATCGATATCAGGTTATTGATACTCCTGGACTTCTTGACAGGCCAATGTCTGAAAGGAACAATGTAGAGCTTCAGGCGATCACTGCGATAAAGCATCTTGATGCTGTTGTACTTTTCATTCTCGATGCAAGTGAAACATGTGGTTACGAGATAGCTGATCAGAAACGTCTTCTTGATGAAGTTGTAGCAAACTTTGAAATGCCGGTCTATGTTGTTGCGAACAAATGCGACCATGATCTCTTTAAAATACCTGATTTTGTTGATGCAAAAATGTCAACAGCAACAGGTGAGAATCTCGATTCTATCGTTGACAAGCTTGTTGAGATGGTAATAGAGACCAAAAAAGAAAAGGAAGCAAAAGAAGCGGCTGAAGTAGCAGCTAGAAAATTAAGCGAAGAAATGGCCGAAGAAGCAGCACTATTAAGTGAAGAACTCGATGAAGCTGATCTTGAATGATTTCAAGAAATAATATAAAATGAACATGTCCTTTAAAGGACCTGGTCAGAGTACTTTTTCCATTATCTTTAAAGCTCTTTTTATTTCATCCATGGATGTTGCATAAGACATTCGTATATAGCCATCTCCGTTTTTACCAAAAGCTGTTCCTGGCACAACCACTACCCCGTTAGCTACCAGCTTGGTAGCAACTTCGGTGCTGTTCTCTACTTTCGGGAACATGTAGAACGCACCCTTTGGCGCTTCACATTCCATTCCGAGTGCATTGACGCCTTCAACGAGGACATCCCTGCGGCTTTTGAACTCATCTCGCATCATATATACAAAGTCCTGTGGGCCGGTAGTGGCAGCAAGGGCTGCTTTTTGCGCAATGGAGTTCGCGCATGCCTGCACATATTGATGGACCTTTAGCATCTGGTTGGTATATTCTTGGCTCGCAGCAGTATAGCCGACACGCCATCCGGTCATAGCATATGTCTTTGAGAATGCATTGACAGTTATGACATTGTCAGTGAACTTTGCAGGGCTGACGTGCTCTCCTTCGTAAAGGAAATGTTCGTAGACCTCATCGGAAATAAGTGTGATGTCATTATCG includes:
- a CDS encoding CBS domain-containing protein, producing MADRSFLEIREEDILIAESMQVKDVMTRGVVTVPFESNAVEIAKVMADQNVSTVVAIEDGGEIFGVISDIDILGRMKDKNWELSSVEDLMSDSVETVSPNATVHDVADMMADKRVHRLIVMSEESVGASYRPIGIISSSDIIKELFRK
- a CDS encoding 3-isopropylmalate dehydratase large subunit — its product is MFNTNDHPMTISEKIFSKASGKTVKAGDFVLANIDRAMTHDITGPLAVDGFYDIMRDKEEKKVWDPSKIVIVFDHQVPADSLNASANHIMLRKFAKEQGILNYDVYEGVCHQVMPEMGHVRPGDLIVGSDSHTCAYGSLGAFSTGVGSTDMSAVFASGKLWFRVPETIRFEANGKLPKHVYSKDLILHMIGDVGAEGARYMAAEYAGSAIEGLTISERMTISNMAIEMGGKAGIIEADKTTEAYLKERIPDYEFDPYWKSDEDAEYAEFHDYNVSDLEPQVACPHNVDNVKPVSEVEGTKVDQVFVGSCTNGRFEDIKIVAEMMGDEPVAKDVRLLIIPASRTEYMKVLRAGYVEQFMEAGAIVEAPCCGPCMGGSFGLLGDGEVGLATSNRNFKGREGSPDSFVYLSSPATAAASALTGVITDPRKI
- the hisE gene encoding phosphoribosyl-ATP diphosphatase; translation: MTDADMSVLNEVFDVIMDRKNNPVEGSYVCSLLDHRKGINKILEKVGEETAETILAVKDNDRAEIIYETSDLLFHLLVMLAATDITLDDIAEEMKKRRH
- a CDS encoding NOG1 family protein encodes the protein MIFEKIHTVPTSDELIDKAFRRAARAKAGKTVRDKDGAMKAHESMIMTSGNILSDNLANIVRRFPNFDDLSNFYFELTDIVVGIDDLRLALGSADWASNKIHEISREYVGKIRKSKDPVKTRKEAFGRMASVIGTINKHLLFLNDARNIMRKFPDVREEPTIVVAGYPNVGKSSFVSMATGARPEVASYPFTTKGVLIGHFERGYDRYQVIDTPGLLDRPMSERNNVELQAITAIKHLDAVVLFILDASETCGYEIADQKRLLDEVVANFEMPVYVVANKCDHDLFKIPDFVDAKMSTATGENLDSIVDKLVEMVIETKKEKEAKEAAEVAARKLSEEMAEEAALLSEELDEADLE
- a CDS encoding CBS domain-containing protein, with the translated sequence MELTPIQKEIIIELINLQRQKASAVKGEEIAELIDRNPGTVRNQMQSLKMLGLVEGVPGPKGGYRATGDAYEALNVTAMDKEAEVPIYKNETIVNGATVAEISFTTVRHPDLCNGRIKVLGNIKAFNSGDRVQVGPTPVNRLIVRGEVVGRDDTENSLLFTITEMVSLPKKSVKHYIKKDTISVEPNYTIQEAARIFITNKIHGAPVEDNGKIVGMVTFMDIGETLASGKMTLKIKDIMTKNVITIDGDSSLSDAVHLFNEHNIGRLIVTIDGIPRGMISKTDVLHELVIC